TCGACCCGGGTGACCGCCGAGCCTCTTGGAAGAAACCTCCTGTTATTTCTAAAATTCTTAAAGAGCACGACGTTTGCATCTACCTTGACTCAGACGCCAtcttccaccacctcgaTCTTCCCTTCGAATGGCTCTTGAATTACTGGAAACTTTACCCCGACAACAACTCTATGGCTCTTGCCATTGACCCCGATTCTGATTGGAACAAGGATAAATACGGCAAGTTATATCTCAACACGGGCTTCATCATTTCACAAAACAACCCAACGACATATAAGATTATGGATGCCTGGAACAAATGTCCTGATGACGACGGACCGTATCCTGAGTGCAAGGAGTTCCGGAAGAATTCTCCTGGCCGCCCGACAGACCAGGGCGGGTTTGGTACTTTTGTCCGCTACAACTTCACTGAACACATTCGGGAATTAGCCTGCACAGAAGCAAACGGTTTTCCTCAAACCGAATCCGGTTGCAATGGCGTATTTGTCCGCCATTTGTGGACAGGAAAAGATGACCAAATCAAAATCGATGTCGGCACACAGATGCCTGGCCCGTACGTGAAGCTCTTCCACGAGCAATATTTGAGGGAGAAGCCGACTTTCTACATTGAAGAGAAAGATTTGCTTAGTCTTGGCCCGTCGGCAGCATTGAAGGGCAAGACGGCCGCACAATGACGCGCAAATCAGTGATGTGGTGGATATTTGGAACAATCGCCCACTGCACACGCTGTACGATACAAGCTGGAGCAcctcttctttgtttttccTCCAATTCTATGATTTCTCTGTTACATAATTATACCAAGGGTCATTGTTTCCTGTTGGGCCATGTCGACGGCCACGGTTTTCGCGCGTCATCTGGACGATTTTGGTCACGGCAAAAGTTTATAAAGCATGGGTGGAAATGGTTACTTCAGAGGCATGGAAGCAAGAGGAGTTGGTTATGGGCACATTATCTGATGCATAATACCTTAATGTACATATACATTCGAACCATTCGCATGCATACGATCTAGCGAATCGTATTTGGGTAGTGTCTAATTTTATTAGCCATGTTCAAACCTAGGGATCGTGCATTTCTGGTGACGTACTCGTATTGGGGAGACATTGCTTTGCAGTAGGCAAGTTCTAattacctacctaggtaggcaggGAATATGTCCCCTCGTTGCTATCATTTAAGTTATGTTGTTGACATGTTGCCCAATAACGAGAACCGACAAATTCGTCCGTTCAAACCCGGCACGATTCTTTACGCTGCGAGGCATGCTCTCTAGTTCTTTCGAAATATTCGAGGCCGCTAACCAGAACTTTGCAACATGCTCTATCTAATAACCATCACCTCCATTCATAGAATCATAACCGCATGCCTTCAACCCGGAATTATATATGCATGCATCAGTCCTCTGGATCCGCCCAGATAACCATATTCTCCGGCGGATCATCTAACCCCTCAAAAAACTGGCCAACCTGTCTATCCGAATACCTCATACTGAAATGAATCAAAATAAACGTCGTAGCAGGCCACTTCCGTATGACTGGCTCCAAATCCCTCCATTTCGTATGTTTCGTCCTATCCGCCTGCGTGGCGTGCTCGTCATACAAAAAACTAC
The genomic region above belongs to Pochonia chlamydosporia 170 chromosome 2, whole genome shotgun sequence and contains:
- a CDS encoding Galactosyl transferase (similar to Metarhizium robertsii ARSEF 23 XP_007821639.1) gives rise to the protein MLGNSVRSTKGMAILVGSIFFVAAFVGLVFNHLDSWDLPARPKTQHSQPTAPTTVDDTGATTTTKPPSSAKKPTASNDDELRNFFLKQMYKPALKPDQAVFKPYNAFEWKLSEKAHWQQPMRENLCIIDLDNRPFNETGQVFGPNIMDFDSPTGVHGLSLGILNHYVYARIHGYKYYYINTVDPGDRRASWKKPPVISKILKEHDVCIYLDSDAIFHHLDLPFEWLLNYWKLYPDNNSMALAIDPDSDWNKDKYGKLYLNTGFIISQNNPTTYKIMDAWNKCPDDDGPYPECKEFRKNSPGRPTDQGGFGTFVRYNFTEHIRELACTEANGFPQTESGCNGVFVRHLWTGKDDQIKIDVGTQMPGPYVKLFHEQYLREKPTFYIEEKDLLSLGPSAALKGKTAAQ